In the Mytilus trossulus isolate FHL-02 chromosome 1, PNRI_Mtr1.1.1.hap1, whole genome shotgun sequence genome, one interval contains:
- the LOC134717176 gene encoding uncharacterized protein LOC134717176, producing MVNAVLPFQNGQCSITIPEWSIIVNEVLPFQNGRCSLTIPEWSMECNHSKMVDRKLSFHKRKCSVTIPEWSMKYYHSRMVNVVLPFQNSQSRDSHIIQLSAVNSQNTKFNRYIKPARPILPQASEVTGLKFQNGKMYHDDREVQSIGISNALTAFILFLKEIHNTVLVGHNSKTFDVPILINALEKNGLLNNFMSSVKGFIDTLPLFKECIPNQPSYSQPKIYNTLFGELYSAHDSMEDVVALRRLFEKISPSLVLKSKFSGTYESVMQLYQHRNCTKGLLTTLRPLTNSKTITNCMATKIASSGLGLSHLKLAHKRDRQQGIENLFTELCGHPSKARVTKSKKNNTGNINLSE from the exons ATGGTCAATGCAGTATTACCATTCCAGAATGGTCAATGTAGTATTACCATTCCAGAATGGTCAAT AATAGTCAATGAAGTGTTACCATTCCAGAATGGTCGATGTAGTTTAACCATTCCAGAATGGTCAATGGAGTGTAACCATTCCAAAATGGTCGACAGGAAGTTGTCATTCcataaaagaaaatgtagtgTTACCATTCCAGAATGGTCAATGAAGTATTATCATTCCAGAATGGTCAATGTAGTATTACCATTCCAGAATAGTCAAA gcAGAGACTCTCACATAATACAGTTGTCTGCTGTCAACAGCCAAAACACTAAATTCAATAGATACATAAAACCAGCTAGACCAATATTACCCCAAGCCTCAGAAGTGACTGGTTTGAAGTTTCAAAATGGGAAAATGTACCATGACGATAGAGAAGTTCAGAGTATTGGAATTTCTAATGCCTTAACAGCTTTTATTCTCTTTCTGAAAGAAATTCATAACACCGTACTTGTTGGGCATAACTCCAAAACTTTTGATGTTCCAATATTAATTAATGCACTTGAAAAAAATGGTCTACTTAATAACTTTATGTCATCAGTGAAAGGATTTATTGACACACTTCCTCTTTTCAAAGAGTGTATACCAAATCAACCGTCATATTCACAGCCAAAAATTTATAACACTTTATTTGGTGAACTGTATAGCGCTCATGATTCAATGGAAGATGTTGTTGCTCTACGTCGCTTATTTGAGAAAATATCGCCTAGTCTTGTATTGAAATCCAAATTCTCTGGCACTTATGAATCTGTAATGCAGTTGTATCAACACAGAAACTGTACAAAAGGTTTGCTTACAACACTGAGACCTCTAACAAATAGCAAAACTATAACGAACTGTATGGCAACGAAAATTGCTAGCAGTGGATTAGGTCTAAGCCATCTTAAACTGGCACATAAAAGAGACCGACAACAAGGAATAGAGAATCTATTTACAGAACTATGTGGACATCCATCAAAAGCTCGTGTTACAaagtcaaaaaaaaataatacaggcAACATCAACCTATCTGAATGA